CGCCGACACCCGCAATGGCGCACAAGGCGTCGGCGGAAACCTCGCGAACTTTGCGATACAGAGTTTCTTTTTGCTCGGAGGTCAGCTTGCCGCTTTTTATCTCCGGATGGAGCTGGGCGCGCCAGAGTATTTCGTCCGCCATCCAGTTGCCAATGCCGGGGAAACGCTCCTGCATGAGCAGCACTGCCTTGAGAGGTGACTTCGCTCGCCGCTGAAGAAACGCATTCATTACATCTGGCGTAAACGCATCGGACAAAATCGCGGGCGGCAGCTCAGTCCACCACGCGGGCGGCTCTTGGCCGATGTGCAGCCTTAGCAGGCCAAATTGACGCGGGTCGCGAAAGACCAAGGTGCGCGAGGCCTGACGCAAAACGAAGTGATCCCACTTGCCACGCTCTGGTTGCTTTGCAACGCAAAGTAACTTGCCCGTCATGCCGAGATGCAGCCCCAGCCACCGCCCGCCGGAAAACTGAAACAGCATCTGCTTAGCCTGCGCGAAGGACGCACGCAGCGTGGCACCGGTCAGCGCTTCGGTGATTTCCTTGGCTGAATTCTCACGATAAATACGCGCCTTGGGGTTGCACTCAACCAGCTTAATTTTGCCGCCGATGCCGGGATCCCACTGTTGGCGGAAATATTCAACTTCGGCGAGTTCAGGCATGTCGTGGTAAATGCAAAATTATAAATTCAAAATGCAAAATTAATATACGGCTAAGTTGCTTCGGTCTTTTTGAATTTTGCATTTTTCATTTTGAATTTACTCCTCGCCCACCTTTTTGCGCTTGTTCGGGTTGACGTAGATTTTGATGTCCACTTCCTGGTCCCCGAGAATTTCCTGCGCGCGGCCGAGGGCCATGGCGGTCGAGAGGGTGGGGTTCGTGGTGTTGTCGGGGAAGACATTTTTGGGGTTCAGCGTTTTCAGGACGCCGGAGTTGGTCAGCGTGCGCATGCATTCCTCGCGGCACTCGCTCAGGATCAGGATGCGGTCGCGCTCGTTCATGTAGCCGACTAGCTCCTCGATGGCCATCGTCGAAGTGGCGTCGAGGTGACGGGCGTTACGCATTTTGAGGACAACGATTTTCAAGTTGTCGCGCTCGGCGACGCGGCGCATTTGCTCGTCGAAAATTTCCGCCGCGCCGAAGAACAAATCTCCCTCGACGTGGACGATGGACACTTCTGCGTTCTTGGGTTTGTCGTCGCGCATTTGGGAGAGGCCGCCCTCGTCGTCGAAGCCAAACTCAGACAGCTCTGGCGTCGCCGCCTTGCGGAGGAAGAGGATGATGCTCAGTGCCGCGCCCATGTAGATGGCGGTATCGAGCGGCACGAGCAGACCCGCGATGCAGGTGGTGTAAAATACTGCGGCGTCGCTACGCGTTGCTTTGGTAACGATCTTGATCGCGTGGCGATTGAAGAGGCCAATGCCGATGAATATAACCAACACCGCGAGCACCGATTGCGGGATGTATTTGATAAACGGCCCGAGCACAAACGCGCCGACGCCGACCATGATGCCGTTCATCAAGGAGGCGACGGGGGTTTTGCCGCCGCTGCTCCACGAGAGCTGCGATCGCGTCAGTGAACCGGAGGCGGGCATGCCGCCGAAGAAACCGCAGGCAATGTTGGCCGCGCCGATGGAGAACATTTCCTGATTGCCGTCCAGCTTTTCGCCGGAGCGCGCGGCGAGGCTCTTGCCGATGCTGGTGCCCTCTAGCACGCAGAGCAGGGCGATAGCCAGGGCCACATTGGCCAGCCGCGCGATGTCGTCGAAGTTCAGGTTGGGCACGGTGACAGGCCAGTTACTGGCGTCGATCGGCTGGAGCCAGCGAATGTCTTCGCCCGACCACAGAACGCTGTCGTGCTCATCAATGACGGGGCTGGTATCCGCCATTTCTTCCTCCAGGCGAATCTGAGCGGTGTCGGCAAATTGGTAAGTCGGGTCGGTGACCATGGTCGCGATCACGGCTATGGCGGACACGGAAATCATGGTGATGGCCACATTGGGCAGCGTCTTAAATTTCTTTTGCAGTCCGAGGTAAAGCGCCGCCGTAATCGCGCTGAGGATAGCCGATTCCACATGCAGCTCGGGCAGGTGTTTGACGGTCGTGATCAGCTTTTCAAAGAAGGTCGTGGCGCTTTCTTTTTCTTCCGGCGAGAACTGAATCCCCAGCGCATTTTTGGCCTGGCCGACGATGATCAGCAACGAGGCCGCCGTGATGTAGCCCGTGACGACCGTTCGCGAAATATACTGAATCACGTTGGCCACGCGCATGTAGGCACCCACCACAAGGAAGAAGCCGATCATCAGTAGCAGCAGTGGAAGAGTCGCCGCACGGGCCTCGGGCTCGATGATCGCCAGTGCCGCCATGGCCGAGGCAAAGGTGACCGCCGTGGCGTTAGTCGGCCCTAGCGTGATGAACCGCGAGCCGGCAAAAAACGACGCCACAATCGCCGCCACCGCTGAGCCGTAAATCCCGTAGGAGATCGGCAGGCCGGCGATCAATGCATAGGCCATGCCTTGCGGAAACGCGAGCAGCGCGACGTTGAGCCCGGCGCGGAAATCTCCTCCAGCAGATGCGCCGTTGTAGCCGCGCAGGTGATGCCGCAGCGGAAAGAAGTCCAACTGGTTCGCCTGTTTTAGCCAGCGCAGCGTCGCTTTGATTCGGTCAACGTTCAGGTTCAAGCCTTTATGGAAACGGCAAATCAATCGAGTGAAAAGTTTTTTCTAACTCCTATCGCTTATTCAGTTGAGAGTTGCGAATTTAGAGCAGAGGCCCTTGCTTTGAGCGTATGAACAACCGCTCCGACATTTTTAAAGAGAAACTCGCCAAGGACCCAAATAATAGCCTCTTCCGCTACAGTTTGGGACAGGCGCTCTTTGATGAAAAACAATATGACGAGGCCGAGGAACATCTGCAGTTTTGTGTGGCCAGCCGGGAAGACTGGATGATGCCACGGATTCTCCTGGGCAAGTGTCTCGTGGAAAAAGGTGATGACGCCGCTGCGAAGGCGATCCTTGCGGATGCGCTGAAGTTGGCGGAAATCCAGAACCACGAGGATCCTGCCACCGAGCTGCGCGCGATTCTGGCGGACCTCGATTAACGCCGCCCGATGCGCGTTATCCTCACCAGCCACGGCTCGACGGGCGACATCGTGCCAATGATCGCGCTGGGCCGCGCCTTGCTTGATGCCGGGCACGACACGGTGTTCGTGGCCTCGGATTTGTTTCAGGGCCTGATTGAGGGCGCTGGTGTGCCGTTCCACGAAGCTCCGCCGAGCTGGACCACCGACGATGGCCGCGACGCGATGAAGCAACTGGCCCGCGTCAAGCAGCCGCTCAAGCAACTGAAGCGCATTTATGAATTCGGTCTCGGCCACTACGAGGAGTATTTTAACGTGCTGGAGAAGCTAACCAAGGGCGCGGACCTGCTGGTATCCTCTTATTTATACCCGTGTCTGCAGCCGCTGGCCGAGCGAAATGGAGCGAAGTTTGCCGTGGCCACCTTTGCGCATAATTCGGTGCCGACGACTGAGAATGCGCCGCTGCCCGGGCTGGAGTTTCCCTTCCTGCCGGGTGCCATGGGGCGGCTTTGGCGAGACACTTGGTGGCGCATTGCCGACGCCTCGGTCCGCCGCACGCTCAACGGCGTGATCGGTGATCTACTCAAGGCGCGCGGCTACCCGACGGGCTGGAGCTTCTTTCGTGAGCCCGCGCCGCTGGCGCTCGTGACGGTGTCCCAAGCCTTGTTCGGACCGCCGCGGGAGACGCTCGATCCGCGCTTTGTCTTTGCCGGATACTTCCGCTATCAAACGGAGCCCGACGCCGCGCAGGCCGCCGAGATTGATGCCTTTTGCGAGGGGGAACTCGTGCCCGTGCTCAACTTTGGCAGCGTCACCTGGGACAGTGCGGTGGAGGAATTTCAGACGTTACTGGCGCGATGGCCTGCGGGCAAAAAGCTGATTGTGCAAAGCGGCTGGGCTGGCTTTGCGCAGACGCCGGGCCATGAGCGGCAGGACATTAAAATCATCGGCCAGGCCAACCACGACATGCTCTTTGCGCGGGCCTCGGTGATCATCCACCACGGTGGCGCGGGGACGACGGCATCGGCCCTCCATGCCGGGAGGCCGCAGATCATCATCCCGCAGATTGCGGACCAGCATTTCTGGGCGCGCGAATGCGCTGGCATCGGTTTGGCCAAAATCGGGCGCGGCAAAGTCTGGCCGTTTCAGCTCGCAGAGTGGGTTGCCGAGGTGGAGTCGTCCGCCAGCTATCGCAGTAATGCGCAGAAGGCGGCGGAGAAACTTCGCCGCGAAAACGGCCCGATGCGCGCCGTGGAAATCCTTGAGGATTATCTGGCTGGTGATTAGCAACAGCGATTAGCATCAAACCCGTGCCTAATAAATATTGCTTGCGCTGAACGTATTAAGCGCCGATAAAAGCGCGCGTGCCTCTAGACGCCCCTACCAAAGAAGCGCTCGTCAATCGTTATTGGCGCGCGAACCTCACCATCACGCTCGGCCTGCTGTTTATCTGGGCCTTTGTCAGCTTCGGCTGCGGCATTTTGTTTGCCGATGTGCTGGACGACATCCATCTGTTCGGCTCGGGTTATCCGCTCGGGTTCTGGTTCGCGCAGCAGGGCTCGATCATTGTCTTTGTTTTCCTGATCCTCATCTACGCGATCGCGATGAATGCGCTCGACCGTAAGCACAAGCGCGAGATGGACGAGTTTAAGGCGAAGGGAGGCCAGGCGTGAGCGTTCAAGTTTGGACCTACATTTTCGTTGGCCTGAGTTTCTCGCTCTATCTGGGCATTGCCTGGTGGGCGCGCGTGGCCGACACCAAGGGCTTTTACGTCGCTGGGCAGGGCGTGCCCGCCGCCGCCAACGGCATGGCGACGGCGGCCGACTGGATGTCTGCCGCGTCGTTTATTTCCATGGCTGGCCTGGTCTCGACCATGGGCTACTCCGGCGGCGTTTACCTGATGGGGTGGACCGGCGGTTACGTGCTTTTGGCGCTGCTCATCGCGCCGTACTTGCGCAAGTTCGGGCACTTCACGGTGCCGGATTTCGTGGGGGACCGCTTCGGCACCAGCTTCGCCAAGGGCAAGCCCGACACCATGATGGCGCGCATTCTTTCCAACCCCGCACGTGTTGTGGCGGTGGTCTGCGCGCTGTTCGTGAGCTTTACTTATGTGGCCGGGCAAATGCGCGGCGTGGGCCTCGTCTTCAGCCGCTTCCTGGAGGTCGATATCAACATCGGCGTCGTGATCGGAATGGTTATCGTGTTTGTTTACGCGACCCTCGGCGGCATGAAGGGCATTACCTGGACGCAGGTTGCGCAGTTCTGGGTGCTGATCACGGCCTTCCTCGTGCCGACGATTGCCATCTCGCTCAAGCTGACCGGCCAGGCGATCCCGCAGATCGGCCTCGGTTCGGAGCTGGTCGATGGCGGCATGATGCTGCTCGACAAGCTTGACGGCCTGCACAAAGAGCTCGGCTTTTCCAGTTACACCGAGCCCTTCCAGGGCAAGTGGGACAAGGCTAACGTCTTCATGGTCGCTCTCGTGCTGATGGCGGGCACCGCCGGCCTGCCACACGTGATCGTGCGCTTCTACACAGTGAAGTCTCCCGCCGCCGCGCGCTGGAGCGGCTTCTGGGCGCTGCTGTTCATTTCCGGCCTCTACCTGAGCGCCCCGGCGCTGGCGGGCTTTGCGCGCTACTACATGATCAACACCCTCAACGGCGCGACCGAGCAGGACATCCCCAAGTGGTTCACCAGTTGGGAGGAAACCGGCCTGATCCTCTGGGTGGACGACGGCGACGGCAAACTCCACTTTTCCAACAAGGAGGACAATGAAATCTTCCGGCAAGGGCCCACGCTTAACGACAGCGAGCTGATGACCATTGTCAAAAACCACCAGCTCTACCTCGACACCAAGGACTCCGCCGATCCCCGCGGTCAGGACGGCCGCGCCATCCTCCGCGACATGGGCCTGAGTGGGCCGGATAAGGACATCATCGTGCTCGCCACGCCCGAAATGGCCGAACTGTCCAACTGGATTATTGCGTTCATTGCGGCCGGTGGTCTGGCGGCGGCGCTGTCCACGGCTAGTGGTCTGCTGCTCGTGATTTCATCTTCTGTCGCGCACGACTTATATTACCGCATCATCAACCCGAAGGCGTCGGAAAAACAACGCCTCACCGTGGGTCGTGCCTTCATCGGCTTGGCCGTCGTGGTGGCGGGCATCTTTGGCATCTACCCGCCTGGCTTCGTGGGTGAGGTGGTCGCCTTTGCGTTTGGTCTGGCATCGGCGAGCTTCTTCCCGGTCATCCTGCTGGGCATCTTTAACCGGCGCGTCAGCACGACCCCCGCCGTGTTCGGCATGATCGCGGGCATGGGCTTCACGATGTTCTACATCATCGCAGTGAAATACTTCGGCATGGCGCAATGGACCTTCTGGGGCCTGAGCGATCACGGCATCCAACCCGCGGCCATTGGCGCCATCGGCATGGTGATCAACTTCATCGTCGCGATCGCGCTGTCGTTCGTCTGCGAAAAGCCCGGCCCGGAAATCCAGGCCCTGATCGACTCCGTCCGCGAACCCGAAGACGCCGAAGCCCCCATGAATATCGAAGACGCCCCGGAGCATTAATGCTCCGCTGGGCGGGCTTCAGCCTGTGACGGATTTACAAGTCCGAAGGTTTGAGCCCGGTGCGTTTCGCAATTCTGGCTAACATCCTTGGGCCTATTTCCTCGCCATCGTGGAATGCAAAAACGTAGGGCTCCCAGCCTTCGCGAACCAGAACTCGATGCGAGCCGGTAGCTTCTCGCTTCTGCTTCCACCCGATTTTCATGAGAGCTTTGAAAACCTTTTTTGCCTTGGTCGATCCCCACTGACTCATGACGCCAGCGAGAATAGGCTGTCCAGTTCGGGGATCTTTTCACCGTGGTCGATGCGATCAGCAATGACGCGCAGCGCGAGCGCCTCAGCCTTGCCAATCGCTTCTTCTTGCGAGGAACCATAGGCCATTACGCCCGGAAGCTCCATGACTTCGGCAATCCAGCGCCCGTCGTCTTCCTGTTCCAATTCGATCTTCATAGTGGAGAACGTATGGAATATTTTCGGTGTGTCGATTCAGAACGTTTCAAGTGAGCCGCGAGTCACACACGGAGCGCTGGGGAACGTTGGCTCTACTGGTTGTGTTGGATTTATTTTCCACGTGCTACATCGATGAGATGTTGAATATGCGCATCCAACTGCGCGGCTGATTCATCGATTTCAGCTCGAATCTTTTCGGTCTGCTTTAGGAAGTCGCAATACTTCTTTAGTGCCTTATGTTTTACAGATTCTTTGGTAAGGGATTTGTGCCGCCTGCGCCAAGAATTGATAGGATCGGACTTGATCGTCCAAGGGTAGTTTTGAGCAATCCACTCAACATAAGGTCCGATACACTTCTCCGGACAACCATTTCGGATGGCGAACTTTTTTCCCTCTTCGGAAAACGCGAATGGCCATGCCTGCGCGTTCACGACTACTTCGTCCCTGCTCATCTTTTCAGGACTGTCAGTTGCTAGGAAATCGATGCATCGATCCGTAGAATCAATAGTGGATTTCATATCGAGTGATAGATCCTCTATCAGCGCACCATCTAAAGACTCAGATACTAACGAGAGTCTTTCGTATGCCTTATAGAATACCTCACGGCTATTTTTAAGTCCGTCTTTTCCTATATACTTTCTAGCTCGATGGGAGATATTGTCGCGGCTACTCCATGAGAACCATGTTGGCTGGAAAGAGGTAAGAACTTGGCAAACGCACTGAAAGTAGAAAATCGCTAACGAATGCAAAATACCCTCGTGGCGTAGCCCTTTATGGTAAGCGGTGTTCCTGAATTGATGAAGGTATAATACAGAATCGTGTAATTCTTGACTAATCATGCCAAACTTACAGGCAGCATGGACCTTAGAAGCGAAATTTTGGCTAAGGGCTCGTTCTAATATTTTTGGATCATTCTTCGGTTTACTGATGCGCCCCCACATCTCATTTTCGCTGGCTTTGTCTTGTGCGTATTTGTGAAGTGTCAGCTCTGCGACGTTGTCTATTAACATCAGAGCGAAGCGATCAAAATTTCGGTCGTTAACAGCCAACTGATCAAGTGCGAGATCTAGTTGATCGATGTTATCCGCGAGGAATTGGTTCATCTCTTTAATCCAACATTCTTAATCGTTGCACCATAAAACTTGCGAACTGAGCAGAGATTCGATGCTTATCATCTATCCAAATTGGCTGAAGGCCACTTGTTCGTCAAGGTTGTAGGGTGATACAGGCCAGTTCTAATTCACAAATTTCAATGGGTCAGTTCGTGTCTTTATCTTAGGTGACGCAACGCGGAGTCGGCATGACTCGGCTGAGCAGTGACTCGCGAACCTTACGTGGAAGGAGAGGCAAAGCACCGGTGTTTCGTGACGCAACACAGATGGGGTTTGAGAGCATTATCCCCGTAGGCTTTGGAAGAAGCGTCGGCGACGCTTCCCGGGATTGTCGGCGATACTTCGAGTGATAGTCGGCGACGCTTGGTCGCGCAGTGGGCGATACTTCATGTGCCCTTGGGCGGCTAGTTTGACCGCGCTGTTGCTGCGATTATACTGTCAGAAAACAGTCGGCAGGGCAAGCGGAGAGGGCACCGAATTGCAGAAAAAACGCGGCGATGCGTCCGATGGGGATTGGCTCGCGGTTGCATGGGGTTGGCGATCCCGCTAAGCGGGATTGCTCTGCGGTGGAGGTGGTGGGTGGCAAGCTGGGGCGCGCTAGCGCTTGCGTGATTTGCCGTCCGGGCGGCATTTTTCGAGGACGACTTTTAGGGCGTTGCCGGCCAGGAGGACCTCGCGCAGGCAGACGCTGAGCGAGGCGAAGAGCAAGAGGATGCTCAGGCCAAAGAGCGCTTCGCCGAGCATTTGCAGCTCGGTGTGGACGGCGAGGATCGACATCAGACAACTCAGTAGCGAGAGGATGCCCAGAGCCTGCATCCATTTGATCAGTGTCAGGCGCAGCTCGAGGTTGTCGATTTGGCGGCGCAGGGATTCGTCGTCGTGTTCGATGAGCTGCCCGGCGAGGTCACGCACGATCTTCGCCAGCGCCAGAAAGCGGTTGGTGTACGCCAGCATCAGCAGCGATACCGCCGGGAAGAGAATGGCTGGTGTGGTGACTTCGATCATGGGTGGTGCGGCGGTGGTGATGGTGGCGGAAGTGGAGTAGTGGATCGCGACGGAGCGTTAGCGGAGATGGCGAAGCAACTTCCACGTTCGCATACTATCTATCTCTTATCATTTCGTTTATAAAAGTCGTTGATTATAAGCGAACGTGGAAGTTCGCGTTCCTTCTTTGGAACCACTTTCCGCCACTACGCCTTCGGCTTCTTCTTGAAAAAACGCATCACGGCGTAGCCGAGCAGGGCGAGGAACGTCACCGCGAACACTGCGCTGGCTGTCGTGCGGTCGGGGCCGAGGATTTCCACGCAGAGCAGGATCAACAGCACCGCGCCGATCAGACTGAGCACGATTTTAGCGGCGTCGCCCATCGCAGGGTTAGTCCTTTTTGATCAGCATGCACACGGCGTGCGCGGCGATGCCGGCGCAGCGACCGAGGTCACCGATCTTTTCGTTGGTTGTGGCCTTGAGGCCGACTTCGGTGGGCTCTATTTGCAGGCTCTCGGCGAGCACGGCCTTCATCTTGTCGAGATGCGGCGCGATCTTGGGCTCCTCGGCGATGAGGGCGATGTCGACATTGCCCACGCGGTAGCCGCGCTGGTCGGCCTCGGCCACGGCGCGGCGAAGGATGTCCTGCGAGTCCATGCCTTTGCAGGCCGGATCGTCGTTCGGGAAAAAGTGGCCGATGTCGGCGAGGCCGAGGGCGCCGAG
This is a stretch of genomic DNA from Cerasicoccus sp. TK19100. It encodes these proteins:
- a CDS encoding Fpg/Nei family DNA glycosylase; protein product: MPELAEVEYFRQQWDPGIGGKIKLVECNPKARIYRENSAKEITEALTGATLRASFAQAKQMLFQFSGGRWLGLHLGMTGKLLCVAKQPERGKWDHFVLRQASRTLVFRDPRQFGLLRLHIGQEPPAWWTELPPAILSDAFTPDVMNAFLQRRAKSPLKAVLLMQERFPGIGNWMADEILWRAQLHPEIKSGKLTSEQKETLYRKVREVSADALCAIAGVGGELPADLNVNIPESWLFWHRWRDGGHCPKDDEALQRKAIGGRTSCWCPRCQRP
- a CDS encoding SulP family inorganic anion transporter, which codes for MNLNVDRIKATLRWLKQANQLDFFPLRHHLRGYNGASAGGDFRAGLNVALLAFPQGMAYALIAGLPISYGIYGSAVAAIVASFFAGSRFITLGPTNATAVTFASAMAALAIIEPEARAATLPLLLLMIGFFLVVGAYMRVANVIQYISRTVVTGYITAASLLIIVGQAKNALGIQFSPEEKESATTFFEKLITTVKHLPELHVESAILSAITAALYLGLQKKFKTLPNVAITMISVSAIAVIATMVTDPTYQFADTAQIRLEEEMADTSPVIDEHDSVLWSGEDIRWLQPIDASNWPVTVPNLNFDDIARLANVALAIALLCVLEGTSIGKSLAARSGEKLDGNQEMFSIGAANIACGFFGGMPASGSLTRSQLSWSSGGKTPVASLMNGIMVGVGAFVLGPFIKYIPQSVLAVLVIFIGIGLFNRHAIKIVTKATRSDAAVFYTTCIAGLLVPLDTAIYMGAALSIILFLRKAATPELSEFGFDDEGGLSQMRDDKPKNAEVSIVHVEGDLFFGAAEIFDEQMRRVAERDNLKIVVLKMRNARHLDATSTMAIEELVGYMNERDRILILSECREECMRTLTNSGVLKTLNPKNVFPDNTTNPTLSTAMALGRAQEILGDQEVDIKIYVNPNKRKKVGEE
- a CDS encoding tetratricopeptide repeat protein; this encodes MNNRSDIFKEKLAKDPNNSLFRYSLGQALFDEKQYDEAEEHLQFCVASREDWMMPRILLGKCLVEKGDDAAAKAILADALKLAEIQNHEDPATELRAILADLD
- a CDS encoding glycosyltransferase, producing MRVILTSHGSTGDIVPMIALGRALLDAGHDTVFVASDLFQGLIEGAGVPFHEAPPSWTTDDGRDAMKQLARVKQPLKQLKRIYEFGLGHYEEYFNVLEKLTKGADLLVSSYLYPCLQPLAERNGAKFAVATFAHNSVPTTENAPLPGLEFPFLPGAMGRLWRDTWWRIADASVRRTLNGVIGDLLKARGYPTGWSFFREPAPLALVTVSQALFGPPRETLDPRFVFAGYFRYQTEPDAAQAAEIDAFCEGELVPVLNFGSVTWDSAVEEFQTLLARWPAGKKLIVQSGWAGFAQTPGHERQDIKIIGQANHDMLFARASVIIHHGGAGTTASALHAGRPQIIIPQIADQHFWARECAGIGLAKIGRGKVWPFQLAEWVAEVESSASYRSNAQKAAEKLRRENGPMRAVEILEDYLAGD
- a CDS encoding DUF4212 domain-containing protein, which produces MPLDAPTKEALVNRYWRANLTITLGLLFIWAFVSFGCGILFADVLDDIHLFGSGYPLGFWFAQQGSIIVFVFLILIYAIAMNALDRKHKREMDEFKAKGGQA
- a CDS encoding sodium:solute symporter family protein, whose product is MSVQVWTYIFVGLSFSLYLGIAWWARVADTKGFYVAGQGVPAAANGMATAADWMSAASFISMAGLVSTMGYSGGVYLMGWTGGYVLLALLIAPYLRKFGHFTVPDFVGDRFGTSFAKGKPDTMMARILSNPARVVAVVCALFVSFTYVAGQMRGVGLVFSRFLEVDINIGVVIGMVIVFVYATLGGMKGITWTQVAQFWVLITAFLVPTIAISLKLTGQAIPQIGLGSELVDGGMMLLDKLDGLHKELGFSSYTEPFQGKWDKANVFMVALVLMAGTAGLPHVIVRFYTVKSPAAARWSGFWALLFISGLYLSAPALAGFARYYMINTLNGATEQDIPKWFTSWEETGLILWVDDGDGKLHFSNKEDNEIFRQGPTLNDSELMTIVKNHQLYLDTKDSADPRGQDGRAILRDMGLSGPDKDIIVLATPEMAELSNWIIAFIAAGGLAAALSTASGLLLVISSSVAHDLYYRIINPKASEKQRLTVGRAFIGLAVVVAGIFGIYPPGFVGEVVAFAFGLASASFFPVILLGIFNRRVSTTPAVFGMIAGMGFTMFYIIAVKYFGMAQWTFWGLSDHGIQPAAIGAIGMVINFIVAIALSFVCEKPGPEIQALIDSVREPEDAEAPMNIEDAPEH
- a CDS encoding type II toxin-antitoxin system HicA family toxin: MSQWGSTKAKKVFKALMKIGWKQKREATGSHRVLVREGWEPYVFAFHDGEEIGPRMLARIAKRTGLKPSDL
- a CDS encoding type II toxin-antitoxin system HicB family antitoxin, translated to MKIELEQEDDGRWIAEVMELPGVMAYGSSQEEAIGKAEALALRVIADRIDHGEKIPELDSLFSLAS
- a CDS encoding DUF2721 domain-containing protein encodes the protein MIEVTTPAILFPAVSLLMLAYTNRFLALAKIVRDLAGQLIEHDDESLRRQIDNLELRLTLIKWMQALGILSLLSCLMSILAVHTELQMLGEALFGLSILLLFASLSVCLREVLLAGNALKVVLEKCRPDGKSRKR
- the ispF gene encoding 2-C-methyl-D-erythritol 2,4-cyclodiphosphate synthase; the protein is MSLPFRIGLGYDIHRFALARRLVLGGVEIPHDKGLDGHSDADCLTHALADAVLGALGLADIGHFFPNDDPACKGMDSQDILRRAVAEADQRGYRVGNVDIALIAEEPKIAPHLDKMKAVLAESLQIEPTEVGLKATTNEKIGDLGRCAGIAAHAVCMLIKKD